A window from Solanum stenotomum isolate F172 chromosome 5, ASM1918654v1, whole genome shotgun sequence encodes these proteins:
- the LOC125866285 gene encoding transcription factor bHLH162-like, which translates to MERRLKSKLAPKLERKYVEKNRRNHMKNLCNQLHSMLPTHSSSSKETTMTVPDQIDAAVKHIETLKMNLEKNKKHLEELKMGPKKAQSLNQTNEPGPITKSPPQIEFHQMGPNMVVVLINGLQNIATFNNIIRLCHKEGVEVISTSFKLNGNSTLQISHETKVQINKSSPMEFKATSLCDKMKELIYGPSCNNDIESNQHLWDYIIESGLIEFNAIELPPIASHMENIYETPSFF; encoded by the exons atggaaagacGCTTGAAGTCTAAATTAGCTCCAAAATTGGAAAGGAAATATGTGGAGAAAAATAGAAGGAATCATATGAAGAATCTATGTAATCAACTTCATTCCATGCTCCCTACTCATTCCTCTTCCTCTAAG GAAACAACAATGACAGTACCTGATCAAATAGATGCAGCAGTGAAGCACATTGAAACCTTGAAAATGAACTTAGAGAAGAACAAGAAGCACTTGGAAGAATTGAAAATGGGCCCAAAGAAGGCCCAATCACTCAATCAAACTAATGAGCCCGGCCCAATCACAAAGTCACCACCTCAGATTGAATTCCATCAAATGGGCCCAAACATGGTCGTGGTTTTAATAAATGGCCTTCAGAATATAGCCACTTTTAATAACATCATTAGGTTGTGCCATAAGGAAGGTGTTGAAGTTATATCTACAAGTTTTAAACTCAATGGAAACTCTACTCTACAGATTTCTCATGAAACTAAG GTGCAAATCAATAAAAGTTCACCAATGGAATTTAAGGCAACAAGTCTTTGTGATAAGATGAAGGAGTTGATTTATGGACCATCTTGCAACAATGACATTGAATCAAACCAACATCTATGGGACTACATTATTGAATCTGGACTTATAGAATTTAATGCAATAGAGTTACCACCAATAGCAAGTCATAtggaaaatatttatgaaactCCTAGCTTTTTCTAA
- the LOC125864704 gene encoding probable serine/threonine-protein kinase At1g54610 isoform X2 has translation MGCVCGKLSRKVKDRRDGQKKRELDKGASAVSSKREKSFRVKEKSENGDISVGSFDRKPNGSKKVGDNHCEKLEVVPKAMEGELIAAGWPSSLAAVAGEAINGWIPRKADTFEKLDKIGQGTYSSVYKARDLVNDKVVALKRVRFEKMDPESIRFMAREIVILRRLDHPNIIKLEGLIVSRTSCSLYLVFEYMEHDLTGLAALPGIKFTEPQVKCYMRQLLSGLDHCHNRGVLHRDIKGSNLLIDNHGTLKIADFGLANFFDNQQIVPLTSRVVTLWYRPPELLLGASHYGTAVDLWSTGCILGELYVAKPIMPGRTEVEQLHKIFKLCGSPTEDYWKKTKLSYSAVFKPIQPYKRCIGERFKELPPSAVGLLETLLSINPALRGTAVGALESEFFTTKPFACDPSSLPTYPPSKEIDAKMREEEARRGGTTNGSKERQAVPARDANAKLASSMQRRPSSSNPKSQSDRFNPSKEAAARFPNDPPKPSQAVKETAKDHMENLSDRFSAKDNLDDLSETFSHSVPLALGVFGKKYDDISIGPNRADLSDLVASRSVVSGDNRDKCVQLQSAHQVERTARLLDEQSRKQDQKYFTQNFASSHHFESGRTCTKEANLHDPCDKGNKIHYSGSLLVTSNKVDQMLKDRDRHIQEAARRARLEKARAGQAQAQARGM, from the exons ATGGGTTGTGTTTGTGGTAAACTTTCTCGAAAGGTCAAAGATCGTCGGGATGGCCAAAAGAAGAGAGAGTTAGATAAAGGGGCATCAGCTGTGAGttcaaagagagaaaagagTTTTAGGGTGAAAGAGAAATCGGAGAATGGTGATATAAGTGTTGGTTCATTCGACAGGAAGCCTAATGGATCTAAAAAGGTCGGGGACAATCACTGCGAGAAGCTTGAAGTTGTCCCAAAAGCAATGGAAGGAGAGTTGATTGCTGCCGGATGGCCTTCCTCGCTTGCTGCAGTAGCCGGTGAAGCTATTAATGGTTGGATTCCACGCAAGGCTgatacttttgagaaattagacAAG ATTGGTCAAGGGACTTATAGTAGTGTATACAAGGCTCGTGACCTGGTTAATGATAAAGTTGTTGCGCTTAAAAGAGTAAGGTTCGAAAAAATGGATCCTGAAAGTATCAGATTTATGGCAAGGGAGATTGTTATTCTGCGAAGGCTTGATCatccaaatatcatcaaattgGAAGGCTTGATAGTATCAAGAACATCTTGTAGTCTGTACCTTGTATTTGAGTACATGGAACATGATCTCACTGGACTGGCAGCTCTTCCCGGTATTAAATTTACAGAGCCACAG gttAAATGTTACATGCGGCAGCTTTTAAGTGGACTTGACCATTGCCACAATCGGGGTGTTCTGCATCGGGACATCAAGGGTTCTAATCTTCTCATTGACAATCATGGAACTTTAAAGATTGCAGATTTTGGGTTGGCAAACTTTTTCGATAACCAGCAAATTGTTCCATTAACAAGCCGTGTTGTGACTCTTTGGTATCGACCACCAGAGCTCTTACTTGGAGCAAGTCATTATGGAACTGCAGTAGACTTGTGGAGTACTGGCTGCATTCTCGGAGAATTATATGTTGCCAAGCCCATAATGCCCGGTAGGACAGAG GTGGAACAACTACATAAGATCTTTAAGCTTTGTGGTTCACCAACTGAGGATTATTGGAAGAAAACAAAACTATCCTATTCAGCAGTATTTAAACCTATACAGCCTTACAAGCGGTGTATTGGTGAAAGATTTAAGGAGCTTCCTCCATCTGCCGTGGGGTTACTGGAGACATTACTTTCTATAAATCCTGCACTTAGAGGAACAGCAGTTGGGGCTCTTGAGAGTGAG TTCTTCACCACGAAGCCATTTGCTTGTGATCCTTCGAGTTTGCCAACTTACCCTCCCAGCAAGGAAATTGATGCAAAAATGCGGGAAGAGGAAGCTAGAAG AGGAGGGACTACAAATGGATCAAAAGAACGTCAAGCAGTTCCAGCACGTGATGCTAATGCCAAGCTGGCTAGCTCAATGCAG AGGAGGCCGAGCAGTTCCAATCCTAAGAGCCAAAGTGACCGGTTCAATCCCTCGAAGGAAGCTGCTGCTCGTTTTCCAAATGATCCTCCTAAACCATCACAAGCAGTGAAAGAAACTGCGAAAGATCACATGGAGAATCTTTCAGACAGATTTTCAGCCAAAGATAACCTCGACGATCTTTCAGAGACATTTTCCCATTCAGTCCCTCTGGCTCTAGGGGTATTTGGGAAGAAATATGATGATATCTCCATTGGTCCCAACAGAGCTGACTTGTCAGACTTAGTAGCATCCAGGTCCGTTGTGTCTGGAGACAATCGAGATAAATGTGTTCAGCTACAATCAGCCCATCAAGTAGAAAGGACAGCACGGCTTCTAGACGAACAATCAAGGAAGCAGGATCAGAAGTATTTCACGCAGAACTTTGCTAGTTCTCATCATTTTGAAAGTGGAAGGACTTGTACGAAGGAGGCAAATCTG CATGACCCTTGTGACAAGGGAAACAAAATCCATTATTCTGGTTCACTATTAGTTACATCAAATAAAGTGGATCAAATGCTTAAAGATCGCGATCGTCACATTCAGGAAGCTGCTCGACGAGCAAGGCTCGAGAAGGCACGAGCAGGTCAGGCTCAGGCTCAGGCGCGAGGAATGTGA
- the LOC125864704 gene encoding probable serine/threonine-protein kinase At1g54610 isoform X1: MGCVCGKLSRKVKDRRDGQKKRELDKGASAVSSKREKSFRVKEKSENGDISVGSFDRKPNGSKKVGDNHCEKLEVVPKAMEGELIAAGWPSSLAAVAGEAINGWIPRKADTFEKLDKIGQGTYSSVYKARDLVNDKVVALKRVRFEKMDPESIRFMAREIVILRRLDHPNIIKLEGLIVSRTSCSLYLVFEYMEHDLTGLAALPGIKFTEPQVKCYMRQLLSGLDHCHNRGVLHRDIKGSNLLIDNHGTLKIADFGLANFFDNQQIVPLTSRVVTLWYRPPELLLGASHYGTAVDLWSTGCILGELYVAKPIMPGRTEVEQLHKIFKLCGSPTEDYWKKTKLSYSAVFKPIQPYKRCIGERFKELPPSAVGLLETLLSINPALRGTAVGALESEFFTTKPFACDPSSLPTYPPSKEIDAKMREEEARRGGTTNGSKERQAVPARDANAKLASSMQRRPSSSNPKSQSDRFNPSKEAAARFPNDPPKPSQAVKETAKDHMENLSDRFSAKDNLDDLSETFSHSVPLALGVFGKKYDDISIGPNRADLSDLVASRSVVSGDNRDKCVQLQSAHQVERTARLLDEQSRKQDQDQKYFTQNFASSHQFESGRTCTKEANLHDPCDKGNKIHYSGSLLVTSNKVDQMLKDRDRHIQEAARRARLEKARAGQAQAQARGM, encoded by the exons ATGGGTTGTGTTTGTGGTAAACTTTCTCGAAAGGTCAAAGATCGTCGGGATGGCCAAAAGAAGAGAGAGTTAGATAAAGGGGCATCAGCTGTGAGttcaaagagagaaaagagTTTTAGGGTGAAAGAGAAATCGGAGAATGGTGATATAAGTGTTGGTTCATTCGACAGGAAGCCTAATGGATCTAAAAAGGTCGGGGACAATCACTGCGAGAAGCTTGAAGTTGTCCCAAAAGCAATGGAAGGAGAGTTGATTGCTGCCGGATGGCCTTCCTCGCTTGCTGCAGTAGCCGGTGAAGCTATTAATGGTTGGATTCCACGCAAGGCTgatacttttgagaaattagacAAG ATTGGTCAAGGGACTTATAGTAGTGTATACAAGGCTCGTGACCTGGTTAATGATAAAGTTGTTGCGCTTAAAAGAGTAAGGTTCGAAAAAATGGATCCTGAAAGTATCAGATTTATGGCAAGGGAGATTGTTATTCTGCGAAGGCTTGATCatccaaatatcatcaaattgGAAGGCTTGATAGTATCAAGAACATCTTGTAGTCTGTACCTTGTATTTGAGTACATGGAACATGATCTCACTGGACTGGCAGCTCTTCCCGGTATTAAATTTACAGAGCCACAG gttAAATGTTACATGCGGCAGCTTTTAAGTGGACTTGACCATTGCCACAATCGGGGTGTTCTGCATCGGGACATCAAGGGTTCTAATCTTCTCATTGACAATCATGGAACTTTAAAGATTGCAGATTTTGGGTTGGCAAACTTTTTCGATAACCAGCAAATTGTTCCATTAACAAGCCGTGTTGTGACTCTTTGGTATCGACCACCAGAGCTCTTACTTGGAGCAAGTCATTATGGAACTGCAGTAGACTTGTGGAGTACTGGCTGCATTCTCGGAGAATTATATGTTGCCAAGCCCATAATGCCCGGTAGGACAGAG GTGGAACAACTACATAAGATCTTTAAGCTTTGTGGTTCACCAACTGAGGATTATTGGAAGAAAACAAAACTATCCTATTCAGCAGTATTTAAACCTATACAGCCTTACAAGCGGTGTATTGGTGAAAGATTTAAGGAGCTTCCTCCATCTGCCGTGGGGTTACTGGAGACATTACTTTCTATAAATCCTGCACTTAGAGGAACAGCAGTTGGGGCTCTTGAGAGTGAG TTCTTCACCACGAAGCCATTTGCTTGTGATCCTTCGAGTTTGCCAACTTACCCTCCCAGCAAGGAAATTGATGCAAAAATGCGGGAAGAGGAAGCTAGAAG AGGAGGGACTACAAATGGATCAAAAGAACGTCAAGCAGTTCCAGCACGTGATGCTAATGCCAAGCTGGCTAGCTCAATGCAG AGGAGGCCGAGCAGTTCCAATCCTAAGAGCCAAAGTGACCGGTTCAATCCCTCGAAGGAAGCTGCTGCTCGTTTTCCAAATGATCCTCCTAAACCATCACAAGCAGTGAAAGAAACTGCGAAAGATCACATGGAGAATCTTTCAGACAGATTTTCAGCCAAAGATAACCTCGACGATCTTTCAGAGACATTTTCCCATTCAGTCCCTCTGGCTCTAGGGGTATTTGGGAAGAAATATGATGATATCTCCATTGGTCCCAACAGAGCTGACTTGTCAGACTTAGTAGCATCCAGGTCCGTTGTGTCTGGAGACAATCGAGATAAATGTGTTCAGCTACAATCAGCCCATCAAGTAGAAAGGACAGCACGGCTTCTAGACGAACAATCAAGGAAGCAGGATCAG GATCAGAAGTATTTCACGCAGAACTTTGCTAGTTCTCATCAATTTGAAAGTGGAAGGACTTGTACGAAGGAGGCAAATCTG CATGACCCTTGTGACAAGGGAAACAAAATCCATTATTCTGGTTCACTATTAGTTACATCAAATAAAGTGGATCAAATGCTTAAAGATCGCGATCGTCACATTCAGGAAGCTGCTCGACGAGCAAGGCTCGAGAAGGCACGAGCAGGTCAGGCTCAGGCTCAGGCGCGAGGAATGTGA
- the LOC125864704 gene encoding probable serine/threonine-protein kinase At1g09600 isoform X3: protein MEGELIAAGWPSSLAAVAGEAINGWIPRKADTFEKLDKIGQGTYSSVYKARDLVNDKVVALKRVRFEKMDPESIRFMAREIVILRRLDHPNIIKLEGLIVSRTSCSLYLVFEYMEHDLTGLAALPGIKFTEPQVKCYMRQLLSGLDHCHNRGVLHRDIKGSNLLIDNHGTLKIADFGLANFFDNQQIVPLTSRVVTLWYRPPELLLGASHYGTAVDLWSTGCILGELYVAKPIMPGRTEVEQLHKIFKLCGSPTEDYWKKTKLSYSAVFKPIQPYKRCIGERFKELPPSAVGLLETLLSINPALRGTAVGALESEFFTTKPFACDPSSLPTYPPSKEIDAKMREEEARRGGTTNGSKERQAVPARDANAKLASSMQRRPSSSNPKSQSDRFNPSKEAAARFPNDPPKPSQAVKETAKDHMENLSDRFSAKDNLDDLSETFSHSVPLALGVFGKKYDDISIGPNRADLSDLVASRSVVSGDNRDKCVQLQSAHQVERTARLLDEQSRKQDQDQKYFTQNFASSHQFESGRTCTKEANLHDPCDKGNKIHYSGSLLVTSNKVDQMLKDRDRHIQEAARRARLEKARAGQAQAQARGM from the exons ATGGAAGGAGAGTTGATTGCTGCCGGATGGCCTTCCTCGCTTGCTGCAGTAGCCGGTGAAGCTATTAATGGTTGGATTCCACGCAAGGCTgatacttttgagaaattagacAAG ATTGGTCAAGGGACTTATAGTAGTGTATACAAGGCTCGTGACCTGGTTAATGATAAAGTTGTTGCGCTTAAAAGAGTAAGGTTCGAAAAAATGGATCCTGAAAGTATCAGATTTATGGCAAGGGAGATTGTTATTCTGCGAAGGCTTGATCatccaaatatcatcaaattgGAAGGCTTGATAGTATCAAGAACATCTTGTAGTCTGTACCTTGTATTTGAGTACATGGAACATGATCTCACTGGACTGGCAGCTCTTCCCGGTATTAAATTTACAGAGCCACAG gttAAATGTTACATGCGGCAGCTTTTAAGTGGACTTGACCATTGCCACAATCGGGGTGTTCTGCATCGGGACATCAAGGGTTCTAATCTTCTCATTGACAATCATGGAACTTTAAAGATTGCAGATTTTGGGTTGGCAAACTTTTTCGATAACCAGCAAATTGTTCCATTAACAAGCCGTGTTGTGACTCTTTGGTATCGACCACCAGAGCTCTTACTTGGAGCAAGTCATTATGGAACTGCAGTAGACTTGTGGAGTACTGGCTGCATTCTCGGAGAATTATATGTTGCCAAGCCCATAATGCCCGGTAGGACAGAG GTGGAACAACTACATAAGATCTTTAAGCTTTGTGGTTCACCAACTGAGGATTATTGGAAGAAAACAAAACTATCCTATTCAGCAGTATTTAAACCTATACAGCCTTACAAGCGGTGTATTGGTGAAAGATTTAAGGAGCTTCCTCCATCTGCCGTGGGGTTACTGGAGACATTACTTTCTATAAATCCTGCACTTAGAGGAACAGCAGTTGGGGCTCTTGAGAGTGAG TTCTTCACCACGAAGCCATTTGCTTGTGATCCTTCGAGTTTGCCAACTTACCCTCCCAGCAAGGAAATTGATGCAAAAATGCGGGAAGAGGAAGCTAGAAG AGGAGGGACTACAAATGGATCAAAAGAACGTCAAGCAGTTCCAGCACGTGATGCTAATGCCAAGCTGGCTAGCTCAATGCAG AGGAGGCCGAGCAGTTCCAATCCTAAGAGCCAAAGTGACCGGTTCAATCCCTCGAAGGAAGCTGCTGCTCGTTTTCCAAATGATCCTCCTAAACCATCACAAGCAGTGAAAGAAACTGCGAAAGATCACATGGAGAATCTTTCAGACAGATTTTCAGCCAAAGATAACCTCGACGATCTTTCAGAGACATTTTCCCATTCAGTCCCTCTGGCTCTAGGGGTATTTGGGAAGAAATATGATGATATCTCCATTGGTCCCAACAGAGCTGACTTGTCAGACTTAGTAGCATCCAGGTCCGTTGTGTCTGGAGACAATCGAGATAAATGTGTTCAGCTACAATCAGCCCATCAAGTAGAAAGGACAGCACGGCTTCTAGACGAACAATCAAGGAAGCAGGATCAG GATCAGAAGTATTTCACGCAGAACTTTGCTAGTTCTCATCAATTTGAAAGTGGAAGGACTTGTACGAAGGAGGCAAATCTG CATGACCCTTGTGACAAGGGAAACAAAATCCATTATTCTGGTTCACTATTAGTTACATCAAATAAAGTGGATCAAATGCTTAAAGATCGCGATCGTCACATTCAGGAAGCTGCTCGACGAGCAAGGCTCGAGAAGGCACGAGCAGGTCAGGCTCAGGCTCAGGCGCGAGGAATGTGA
- the LOC125864271 gene encoding mannan endo-1,4-beta-mannosidase 2-like, translated as MVQSPMSRKLARNGGLFYPVIGFALFVTFLYLAFGDLWGFNFNREEIKLSFVERNGTQFFVDGKAFYINGWNSYWLMDHAVDYSNRPRIKGILQAGAKMGLTVCRTWAFNDGGYNALQISPGRFDERVFRALDHVIAEARKNGIRLMLSLVNNLHAFGGKTEYVKWAEKEGVALSSSNDSFFYDPTIRRYFKNYVKTVLTRRNIYTGIEYRDDPTIFAWELINEPRCMTDPSGDTLQDWIEEMSTFVKSIDRKHLLTVGLEGFYGRKSPKRSSGNPEFWAADLGSDFIRNSMLSTIDFASVHVYPDHWFHDKNFEEKLKFAAKWMLSHIEDGDKELRKPIMFTEFGLSNENEDFEPAQRDRFYKMVLDFIYKSAKRNRSGAGSFFWQFLVEGMELYNDDFGIVPWERPSTYQLITEQSCRLAKEHGVLPTQMEHLKDFCASTRL; from the exons ATGGTTCAATCACCTATGAGCAGAAAGCTAGCAAGAAATGGTGGCCTGTTTTATCCAGTCATTGGGTTTGCACTGTTTGttacttttctttatttggCATTTGGAGACTTGTGGGGTTTCAATTTCAACAGAGAAGAAATAAAGTTAAGTTTTGTGGAGAGAAATGGAACTCAATTCTTTGTGGATGGTAAAGCTTTTTACATAAATGGATGGAATTCTTACTGGTTAATGGACCATGCTGTGGATTATAGTAATAGACCAAGGATTAAAGGGATTTTACAAGCTGGTGCTAAGATGGGGCTCACTGTGTGTAGAACTTGGGCTTTTAATGATGGTGGATACAATGCTCTGCAGATTTCCCCTGGTAGATTTGATGAAAGAGTGTTTAGA GCGTTGGATCATGTTATTGCAGAAGCCAGAAAGAATGGCATCAGGTTGATGCTTAGCTTGGTTAACAACCTACACGCATTTGGGGGGAAGACCGAGTATGTGAAGTGGGCAGAGAAAGAAGGTGTTGCTTTAAGCTCTTCCAACGATTCATTCTTTTATGACCCTACCATCCGTCGATACTTCAAAAATTATGTCAAG ACAGTGCTAACTAGGAGAAACATATACACTGGGATTGAGTACAGGGATGATCCAACTATCTTTGCATGGGAGTTAATAAACGAGCCTCGCTGCATGACCGATCCTTCTGGTGACACACTTCAA GACTGGATAGAAGAGATGTCAACATTTGTGAAGTCAATTGATAGGAAACATCTGCTTACGGTAGGCCTAGAAGGATTTTATGGCCGTAAAAGTCCCAAAAGATCAAGTGGCAATCCAGAATTTTGGGCTGCTGATCTTGGATCAGATTTCATCCGTAACTCCATGCTCTCGACGATTGATTTTGCCTCTGTACATGTATATCCAGACCATTG GTTCCATGataaaaattttgaagaaaaactaaaatttgcAGCCAAATGGATGCTTTCTCACATAGAAGACGGTGACAAGGAACTGAGAAAACCAATCATGTTCACTGAATTCGGTTTGTCCAATGAGAACGAGGACTTTGAACCTGCTCAACGAGACAGATTCTACAAAATGGTTCTTGATTTCATATACAAGTCTGCAAAAAGAAACAGGTCAGGTGCAGGATCATTCTTCTGGCAGTTCTTGGTTGAAGGGATGGAACTGTATAATGATGATTTCGGAATTGTTCCATGGGAGAGGCCTTCAACATATCAGCTCATTACTGAACAGTCATGTAGGCTCGCTAAAGAACACGGGGTACTGCCTACACAAATGGAACATTTGAAGGATTTTTGTGCATCGACGAGGTTATAA
- the LOC125864272 gene encoding uncharacterized protein LOC125864272: MAETKQQEEEPPLFPPSSTSSSSFMLLLKKLMSKRRTWVFLFLTVYTILLSISWNFLNSVLSWYESTMKLTPTSALYGSMILGLAFGVLSIVAALIVVVPATLVTWITILVLLTFAGKGRRDLVMEGKKLTAEITGFVVRVLIREGNLVAVICAVLGYFALVRRNKEDGIDY, encoded by the coding sequence ATGGCTGAAACTaaacaacaagaagaagaacCTCCCCTGTTTCCACCATCATCaacctcttcttcctccttcaTGCTACTCTTGAAAAAACTTATGAGCAAAAGACGAACATGGGTCTTCCTCTTTCTCACCGTCTACACAATTTTACTGTCAATTTCTTGGAATTTCCTCAATTCAGTACTTTCTTGGTACGAATCCACCATGAAATTGACACCCACTTCAGCTCTCTACGGATCTATGATATTAGGGCTTGCgtttggggttttatcgattgtAGCAGCTCTGATCGTCGTTGTTCCAGCAACGCTTGTAACTTGGATCACTATTTTGGTTTTGCTGACATTTGCAGGTAAAGGGAGAAGGGATTTGGTTATGGAGGGGAAGAAATTGACGGCTGAGATTACTGGGTTTGTTGTTAGGGTTTTGATTAGAGAAGGGAATCTAGTCGCTGTGATTTGTGCTGTTCTTGGGTATTTTGCACTTGTTAGGAGGAATAAAGAAGACGGTATTGattattga
- the LOC125864274 gene encoding uncharacterized protein LOC125864274: MVVALGPGKFYGSSLPRPRFYENPNGERVDPPVSVLDPFLSWAEEAHWSMGGLSFKRLRLQGRIEGNIKKLRAECEKIEKKSVKKGSLSPVVHVSPSPPPAPLNLKRKMRLVDESDDENEEMGVDGRVEKRGLARKLDDDFDKVAEKSDRVVMGRTRSGRNKEAVVEKIVKLKPKGRKLKKGLKGSEKKSVSVTPNAARTSPRLSKRRLP; this comes from the coding sequence ATGGTGGTAGCATTAGGTCCCGGAAAGTTCTACGGCAGCAGCTTACCAAGGCCGCGGTTTTACGAAAACCCAAATGGAGAACGGGTCGATCCACCAGTATCTGTTTTGGATCCGTTTTTGTCATGGGCTGAGGAAGCTCATTGGTCAATGGGGGGTTTGAGCTTCAAACGCCTCCGTCTTCAGGGGCGGATCGAAGGTAACATCAAGAAACTCAGAGCTGAGTGTGAGAAGATCGAGAAGAAGTCGGTGAAAAAGGGTTCGTTGTCACCGGTGGTTCATGTAAGTCCGTCTCCTCCTCCTGCTCCATTGAATTTGAAGAGGAAAATGCGGTTGGTTGATGAATCtgatgatgaaaatgaagaaatgggGGTTGATGGGAGAGTAGAAAAAAGGGGTTTAGCGAGGAAATTGGATGATGATTTTGATAAAGTTGCTGAGAAGAGTGATAGGGTAGTGATGGGGAGAACAAGGAGTGGGAGAAATAAAGAGGCTGTAGTTGAGAAAATTGTGAAATTGAAACCCAAAGGTAGGAAATTGAAGAAGGGGTTGAAGGGATCTGAGAAGAAGAGTGTATCAGTGACACCAAATGCAGCAAGAACTTCACCGAGATTGTCGAAACGTAGGTTGCCTTGA